A part of Brassica rapa cultivar Chiifu-401-42 chromosome A05, CAAS_Brap_v3.01, whole genome shotgun sequence genomic DNA contains:
- the LOC103870548 gene encoding transcription factor MYB3R-3 translates to MSCNFNPSSSSSRDEEVKKMEEEDECVENKQSTAASCSSVSEGSGGGGGSSFLKSSPAVASPPTVSPTHRRTSGPIRRAKGGWTTEEDETLRQAVCTYNAKSWKKIAEFFPDRTEVQCLHRWQKVLNPDLIKGPWTQEEDEKIVELVKKYGPAKWSTIAKSLEGRIGKQCRERWHNHLNPGINKEAWTPEEEIALMNAHRVHGNKWAEIAKVLPGRTDNSIKNHWNSSLKKKSEFYQANGALPPSAAKNGVLDSATKRPLFYQRRDSAIQINKPDEDGKDQLKSSVPLEEVVAASPLTSDELPRPEPSPENGYHLYYKNPQTEYNMASEADKQRMYGYECGCSPSASPVIFFTPPPPSRKEYFNGLRPTSPESYLREAARTFPNTPSIFRKRRRRTVVVSDSDNKAAKTDEEGTKEAVVVVDQKVNEISESPDMEEKESNDGSNAYNLSPPYRIRSKRTAVFKSRQLEFISPEEAKADDDDETKSSEKDKVLDGGDSQLPV, encoded by the exons ATGAGCTGCAATTTCAATCCATCGTCTTCTTCCTCCCGAGATGAG GAAGTGAAGAagatggaggaggaggatgagtgTGTAGAGAATAAGCAATCAACAGCTGCTTCTTGCTCCTCTGTATCTGAAGgcagtggtggtggtggtggtagtaGTTTCCTCAAGTCATCTCCTGCTGTTGCAAGTCCTCCCACTGTCTCTCCAACTCATAG GAGGACGAGTGGACCTATAAGGCGAGCCAAGGGCGGTTGGACTACTGAAGAG GATGAGACATTGAGACAAGCAGTTTGTACGTATAATGCCAAGAGCTGGAAGAAAATAG cgGAGTTTTTCCCTGATAGAACCGAAGTTCAATGCCTGCACCGATGGCAGAAAGTTCTGAATCCGGACCTTATTAAAGGACCTTGGACGCAAGAG gAGGATGAGAAGATCGTTGAACTTGTCAAAAAATACGGTCCTGCGAAATGGTCTACTATCGCTAAGTCTTTAGAAGGTCGAATTGGGAAGCAATGTCGAGAAAG GTGGCACAACCATTTGAACCCTGGTATCAACAAGGAGGCTTGGACCCCAGAGGAAGAGATAGCTCTCATGAATGCTCATCGAGTCCATGGAAACAAATGGGCTGAAATCGCTAAGGTCTTACCCGGCAG AACCGACAATTCGATAAAGAATCATTGGAACAGTTCATtgaagaagaagtcagagttctACCAAGCTAATGGCGCCTTACCACCTTCAGCAGCAAAGAACGGTGTTCTTGATAGTGCTACTAAACGTCCATTGTTTTATCAGAGAAGGGATTCTGCTATACAGATAAACAAACCAGATGAAGACGGAAAAGACCAGCTAAAATCTTCTGTTCCGCTAGAAGAAGTAGTAGCTGCTTCACCACTGACCAGTGATGAGTTACCTAGGCCTGAGCCATCGCCGGAGAATGGTTACCATCTTTACTACAAGAACCCTCAAACAGAGTATAACATGGCGTCTGAAGCGGATAAGCAGCGTATGTACGGGTACGAATGCGGTTGCAGTCCAAGCGCATCGCCTGTTATCTTCTTCACTCCACCGCCTCCTAGTAGAAAAGAGTACTTTAACGGTTTGCGTCCAACAAGTCCTGAATCTTACCTGAGAGAAGCTGCTAGAACTTTCCCAAACACGCCTTCCATTTTCAGGAAAAGACGGCGCAGGACTGTTGTTGTTTCTGATAGCGACAACAAGGCCGCGAAAACAGATGAAGAAGGTACTAAAGaggctgttgttgttgttgatcaGAAGGTGAATGAGATCTCAGAGAGCCCTGATATGGAAGAGAAGGAGAGCAATGATGGATCAAACGCTTACAACTTGTCTCCTCCGTACCGGATAAGATCCAAAAGAACAGCTGTTTTCAAGTCAAGACAGCTTGAGTTCATCTCTCCAGAGGAAGCAAaagcagatgatgatgatgaaaccAAATCATCTGAGAAAGATAAGGTGCTTGATGGGGGAGACTCTCAACTCCCAGTCTAA
- the LOC103870546 gene encoding metallothionein-like protein type 2, MT2-18, translating to MSCCGGNCGCGSGCKCGNGCGGCKMYPDLGFSGESTTTETFVFGVAPAMKNQYEASGEGVAENDACKCGSDCKCDPCTCK from the exons ATGTCTTGCTGTGGTGGAAACTGTGGTTGTGGATCTGGCTGCAAGTGCGGCAACGGTTGCGGAGG TTGCAAAATGTACCCGGACTTGGGCTTTTCCGGCGAGTCGACCACGACCGAGACTTTCGTCTTCGGCGTTGCACCGGCGATGAAGAACCAGTACGAGGCTTCTGGAGAGGGTGTCGCTGAGAACGATGCATGCAAGTGTGGATCTGACTGCAAGTGTGACCCTTGCACCTGTAAATGA
- the LOC103870762 gene encoding pre-mRNA-splicing factor CWC22 yields the protein MSTLNFEEAGHKLVQIRLEPGQEMELCVMILECCAEEKTYRSFYEEDTTSSSRIFLKILFQELSEQMGMRALNEKLQDPTMEETFESIFPKDHPKNMRFSIDFFTSIGLGDITEKLRQLLIKRQRINR from the exons ATGTCGACTCTTAATTTCGAGGAAGCAGGGCATAAACTAGTCCAAATCCGACTCGAACCGGGTCAAGAGATGGAGCTATGCGTTATGATCCTCGAATGTTGCGCTGAGGAGAAGACTTATCGTTCCTTCTATG AGGAAGACACAACATCTTCTTCCCGTATCTTTCTCAAGATTCTTTTCCAAGAACTCTCTGAGCAAATGGGAATGAGAGCTTTGAATGAGAAGCTTCAGGATCCGACCATGGAGGAGACTTTCGAGTCAATCTTCCCAAAGGACCATCCTAAGAACATGAGGTTCTCCATCGACTTCTTCACCTCCATTGGACTTGGGGACATCACTGAAAAACTCAGGCAGCTCCTGATAAAGCGTCAGAGGATTAATAGATGA
- the LOC103870545 gene encoding probable protein phosphatase 2C 36 isoform X2 produces the protein MGNGASGCCVAGDTSRRCGVERFHDNLGHSFSYVRPVLDGSRPSFTREPSLQPDPIPGTTTTFRSISGASVSANNSTSLSDSLSTDLSLKASGFESSNKFASFPLKPVPRGPTKKPSHVSGPFERRFLSGPIETGLVKKKKKTKSFSKPKPNKRLATFKTIFTNLISNNQSRSKKGLIEPINSFNSSTSDHHRPEINNSSTSTSLSSQESPRTKEREDSEEEEEEEEEGKSECSLEEPKIQWAEGKAGEDRVHVILSEENGWLFVGIYDGFNGPDPPDYLLNNLYTAVLKELKGLLWDDENNSDDIASCSEEGQSQIRKQSTLEGGTVACDTRNIVACDSRNIAEDVKKLQWRYASKQNYIESDSEMINHKDVLKALEQALMKTEEAFDQTVDENPVLALMGSCVLVTLMKGEDVYVMSVGDSRAVLAQRSYLGRKKVANDLQRIKEEGGPLKTCLVREKRVSLLVPVQLNMEHSTNVQEEVRRIRNEHSDDPLAIENGRVKGYLKVTRAFGAGFLKQPKWNKAVLEMFRINYVGTSPYITCSPSLHHHRLTPHDKFLILSSDGLYEYFSSEEVIFEVESFISAFPEGDPAQHLIQEVLLRAAKKYGMDFHELLEIPQGDRRKYHDDVSVIVISLEGRIWKSSM, from the exons ATGGGAAACGGAGCAAGTGGCTGTTGCGTGGCCGGAGACACTTCGAGACGATGCGGTGTCGAACGCTTTCACGACAACCTCGGTCACTCTTTCAGCTATGTCCGGCCAGTCCTCGACGGATCAAGACCTTCTTTCACGCGGGAACCGTCTCTCCAACCCGACCCGATCCCTGGAACTACGACCACTTTCCGTTCAATCTCCGGCGCTTCCGTTAGCGCCAATAACTCAACGTCGCTCTCTGACTCTCTCTCAACGGACTTGTCGTTAAAGGCCTCCGGGTTTGAGAGCTCTAACAAGTTCGCTTCCTTTCCCCTCAAGCCTGTGCCGCGTGGTCCGACGAAGAAGCCGAGTCACGTGTCCGGTCCGTTCGAGCGACGGTTTTTATCCGGTCCGATCGAAACCGGTTTGgttaagaagaaaaagaagaccaAATCATTTTCTAAACCTAAACCGAACAAGAGACTTGCCACGTTTAAAACCATTTTCACAAACTTGATATCTAACAATCAATCTCGCTCGAAGAAGGGCTTGATCGAGCCAATCAACAGTTTCAATTCATCAACTTCGGATCATCATAGACCTGAGATCAATAACTCAAGCACAAGCACGAGTCTGAGCAGCCAAGAGAGCCCTAGAACCAAAGAAAGAGAAgactctgaagaagaagaagaagaagaagaagaggggaAGAGTGAGTGTTCTCTAGAGGAGCCAAAGATTCAATGGGCGGAGGGTAAAGCAGGGGAAGACAGAGTACACGTCATCCTCTCTGAGGAAAACGGTTGGCTTTTCGTGGGTATTTACGACGGATTCAACGGTCCAGATCCACCGGATTATCTTCTCAACAATCTCTACACCGCCGTGCTCAAAGAGCTCAAAGGGTTGCTATGGGACGACGAAAACAACTCCGATGATATTGCATCATGTAGCGAAGAAGGTCAGTCCCAGATAAGGAAACAGAGTACACTGGAAGGAGGCACTGTTGCTTGTGACACAAGAAACATAGTTGCTTGTGACTCAAGAAACATAGCTGAGGATGTGAAGAAGCTGCAATGGAGATACGCTTCGAAACAGAATTATATAGAATCTGACTCGGAGATGATTAACCACAAAGACGTGCTGAAAGCACTTGAACAAGCGTTGATGAAAACAGAGGAAGCGTTTGATCAAACGGTGGATGAGAATCCAGTGTTAGCCTTGATGGGGTCCTGCGTACTTGTGACACTAATGAAAGGTGAAGACGTTTACGTGATGAGCGTCGGAGATAGCCGAGCGGTTTTGGCGCAAAGATCGTATCTCGGGAGGAAGAAGGTGGCGAATGATCTTCAGAGAATCAAGGAAGAGGGTGGTCCGTTAAAGACTTGTTTGGTCAGAGAAAAAAGAGTCAGTCTTCTGGTTCCTGTTCAGCTCAATATGGAACACAGCACAAACGTTCAAGAG GAAGTGAGAAGAATCAGGAATGAACATTCTGATGATCCATTGGCGATAGAGAATGGTAGAGTGAAAGGTTACCTCAAGGTCACTCGTGCATTTGGCGCTGGATTTCTCAAACAA CCGAAGTGGAACAAGGCGGTTCTAGAGATGTTCAGAATAAACTACGTTGGAACATCGCCGTACATCACGTGCTCCCCGTCGCTTCACCACCACAGACTCACGCCGCATGATAAGTTCCTTATCCTCTCTTCTGATGGATTGTATGAATACTTCTCCAGTGAGGAAGTCATCTTCGAGGTTGAGTCTTTCATCTCAGCCTTCCCCGAAGGCGATCCTGCTCAGCATCTCATCCAAGAAGTCCTCCTTCGAGCTGCCAAAAAATATG GTATGGATTTCCACGAATTGTTGGAGATACCTCAAGGAGATCGTCGCAAGTATCATGACGATGTTTCTGTGATTGTGATTTCACTTGAAGGAAGAATTTGGAAATCTTCCATGTGA
- the LOC103870761 gene encoding protein AE7-like 2, giving the protein MDSRLVNENPIVYPKKQQLVRANQSNTDEYSSTNHIRDIKDPEHSELTLEDLRVITKESVEVDDAKSYVRVTLTPTLPHCHVPHLIGLCIYAKLLKSLPTRFKVDVRVAPGSHATEAAVNKQLGDKERIAAAIESPYFVDLFN; this is encoded by the exons ATGGATTCCAGATTGGTTAATGAGAACCCAATTGTTTACCCTAAGAAACAGCAGCTTGTTCGTGCTAATCAGAGCAACACCGATGAGTACTC ATCTACAAATCATATAAGAGATATCAAAGATCCAGAGCATTCTGAGCTTACACTGGAGGACCTCCGTGTGATTACAAAAGAATCAGttgaagttgatgatgccaaGAGTTACGTTAG AGTTACGCTCACGCCAACTCTTCCACATTGTCACGTCCCCCACCTTATTGGCCTTTGTATCTACGCAAAACTTCTTAAAAGCCTTCCTACTCGATTCAAG GTCGATGTTAGAGTGGCACCAGGGAGTCATGCAACGGAGGCTGCAG TTAATAAACAATTAGGCGATAAGGAGCGTATAGCTGCAGCAATTGAGAGTCCCTACTTTGTGGATCTTTTCAACTAA
- the LOC103870545 gene encoding probable protein phosphatase 2C 36 isoform X1, producing MGNGASGCCVAGDTSRRCGVERFHDNLGHSFSYVRPVLDGSRPSFTREPSLQPDPIPGTTTTFRSISGASVSANNSTSLSDSLSTDLSLKASGFESSNKFASFPLKPVPRGPTKKPSHVSGPFERRFLSGPIETGLVKKKKKTKSFSKPKPNKRLATFKTIFTNLISNNQSRSKKGLIEPINSFNSSTSDHHRPEINNSSTSTSLSSQESPRTKEREDSEEEEEEEEEGKSECSLEEPKIQWAEGKAGEDRVHVILSEENGWLFVGIYDGFNGPDPPDYLLNNLYTAVLKELKGLLWDDENNSDDIASCSEEGQSQIRKQSTLEGGTVACDTRNIVACDSRNIAEDVKKLQWRYASKQNYIESDSEMINHKDVLKALEQALMKTEEAFDQTVDENPVLALMGSCVLVTLMKGEDVYVMSVGDSRAVLAQRSYLGRKKVANDLQRIKEEGGPLKTCLVREKRVSLLVPVQLNMEHSTNVQEEVRRIRNEHSDDPLAIENGRVKGYLKVTRAFGAGFLKQPKWNKAVLEMFRINYVGTSPYITCSPSLHHHRLTPHDKFLILSSDGLYEYFSSEEVIFEVESFISAFPEGDPAQHLIQEVLLRAAKKYGTKNKTQTQFTMQNAKKKLTYNFVWFSGMDFHELLEIPQGDRRKYHDDVSVIVISLEGRIWKSSM from the exons ATGGGAAACGGAGCAAGTGGCTGTTGCGTGGCCGGAGACACTTCGAGACGATGCGGTGTCGAACGCTTTCACGACAACCTCGGTCACTCTTTCAGCTATGTCCGGCCAGTCCTCGACGGATCAAGACCTTCTTTCACGCGGGAACCGTCTCTCCAACCCGACCCGATCCCTGGAACTACGACCACTTTCCGTTCAATCTCCGGCGCTTCCGTTAGCGCCAATAACTCAACGTCGCTCTCTGACTCTCTCTCAACGGACTTGTCGTTAAAGGCCTCCGGGTTTGAGAGCTCTAACAAGTTCGCTTCCTTTCCCCTCAAGCCTGTGCCGCGTGGTCCGACGAAGAAGCCGAGTCACGTGTCCGGTCCGTTCGAGCGACGGTTTTTATCCGGTCCGATCGAAACCGGTTTGgttaagaagaaaaagaagaccaAATCATTTTCTAAACCTAAACCGAACAAGAGACTTGCCACGTTTAAAACCATTTTCACAAACTTGATATCTAACAATCAATCTCGCTCGAAGAAGGGCTTGATCGAGCCAATCAACAGTTTCAATTCATCAACTTCGGATCATCATAGACCTGAGATCAATAACTCAAGCACAAGCACGAGTCTGAGCAGCCAAGAGAGCCCTAGAACCAAAGAAAGAGAAgactctgaagaagaagaagaagaagaagaagaggggaAGAGTGAGTGTTCTCTAGAGGAGCCAAAGATTCAATGGGCGGAGGGTAAAGCAGGGGAAGACAGAGTACACGTCATCCTCTCTGAGGAAAACGGTTGGCTTTTCGTGGGTATTTACGACGGATTCAACGGTCCAGATCCACCGGATTATCTTCTCAACAATCTCTACACCGCCGTGCTCAAAGAGCTCAAAGGGTTGCTATGGGACGACGAAAACAACTCCGATGATATTGCATCATGTAGCGAAGAAGGTCAGTCCCAGATAAGGAAACAGAGTACACTGGAAGGAGGCACTGTTGCTTGTGACACAAGAAACATAGTTGCTTGTGACTCAAGAAACATAGCTGAGGATGTGAAGAAGCTGCAATGGAGATACGCTTCGAAACAGAATTATATAGAATCTGACTCGGAGATGATTAACCACAAAGACGTGCTGAAAGCACTTGAACAAGCGTTGATGAAAACAGAGGAAGCGTTTGATCAAACGGTGGATGAGAATCCAGTGTTAGCCTTGATGGGGTCCTGCGTACTTGTGACACTAATGAAAGGTGAAGACGTTTACGTGATGAGCGTCGGAGATAGCCGAGCGGTTTTGGCGCAAAGATCGTATCTCGGGAGGAAGAAGGTGGCGAATGATCTTCAGAGAATCAAGGAAGAGGGTGGTCCGTTAAAGACTTGTTTGGTCAGAGAAAAAAGAGTCAGTCTTCTGGTTCCTGTTCAGCTCAATATGGAACACAGCACAAACGTTCAAGAG GAAGTGAGAAGAATCAGGAATGAACATTCTGATGATCCATTGGCGATAGAGAATGGTAGAGTGAAAGGTTACCTCAAGGTCACTCGTGCATTTGGCGCTGGATTTCTCAAACAA CCGAAGTGGAACAAGGCGGTTCTAGAGATGTTCAGAATAAACTACGTTGGAACATCGCCGTACATCACGTGCTCCCCGTCGCTTCACCACCACAGACTCACGCCGCATGATAAGTTCCTTATCCTCTCTTCTGATGGATTGTATGAATACTTCTCCAGTGAGGAAGTCATCTTCGAGGTTGAGTCTTTCATCTCAGCCTTCCCCGAAGGCGATCCTGCTCAGCATCTCATCCAAGAAGTCCTCCTTCGAGCTGCCAAAAAATATGGTACTAAGAACAAAACACAAACGCAGTTTACCATGCAAAACgctaaaaaaaaactcacgTACAACTTTGTTTGGTTTTCAGGTATGGATTTCCACGAATTGTTGGAGATACCTCAAGGAGATCGTCGCAAGTATCATGACGATGTTTCTGTGATTGTGATTTCACTTGAAGGAAGAATTTGGAAATCTTCCATGTGA